Proteins found in one Magnolia sinica isolate HGM2019 chromosome 5, MsV1, whole genome shotgun sequence genomic segment:
- the LOC131246798 gene encoding cysteine proteinase inhibitor B-like, with protein sequence MAASPLLLCLLLLIFFTSNAFSSPTQLGGRKDGKLGGREEITDVKSNQEVQTLGKFCVQEFNKTSRRGPIAFSQVVKAEKQVVSGIKYYLTIEAAEGGVKRTFDAVVVVKEWLHSKELLSFVPKSR encoded by the coding sequence atGGCAGCATCTCCTCTCCTCCTCTGTCTCCTTCTCCTCATCTTCTTCACTTCCAACGCCTTCTCCTCTCCAACCCAACTGGGCGGCAGAAAAGATGGGAAGCTCGGCGGGAGGGAGGAAATCACAGACGTGAAATCGAACCAGGAAGTCCAGACCCTTGGGAAATTCTGCGTCCAGGAATTCAACAAGACGAGCCGACGGGGTCCGATCGCCTTCTCCCAAGTTGTCAAAGCCGAGAAGCAGGTCGTGTCCGGAATCAAATACTATCTCACGATCGAAGCTGCGGAGGGCGGCGTCAAGAGAACGTTCGATGCCGTTGTCGTTGTCAAGGAGTGGCTGCATTCCAAGGAATTGCTTTCATTCGTTCCTAAGAGCCGTTGA
- the LOC131246797 gene encoding small ribosomal subunit protein eS8: MGISRDSMHKRRATGGKKKAWRKKRKYELGRQPANTKLSSNKTVRRVRVRGGNVKWRALRLDTGNYSWGSEAVTRKTRILDVVYNASNNELVRTQTLVKSAIVQVDAAPFKQWYLQHYGVDIGRKKKAPAAKKEATEGQEGDGATEEVKKSNHVTRKLEKRQQGHKLDTHIEEQFGGGRLLAAISSRPGQCGRADGYILEGKELEFYMKKIQRKKGKGGSGAA, translated from the exons ATGG GTATCTCTCGTGATTCGATGCACAAGCGGCGCGCCACCGGCGGGAAGAAGAAAGCttggaggaagaagagaaa GTACGAGCTTGGTCGGCAGCCGGCCAACACGAAGTTATCAAGCAACAAAACGGTAAGGAGAGTCCGTGTTAGGGGAGGGAATGTGAAATGGAGGGCTCTTCGATTGGACACTGGGAATTATTCATGGGGAAGTGAGGCTGTTACTCGTAAGACTCGTATCCTTGATGTGGTCTACAATGCCTCGAATAATGAGCTTGTCAGGACACAGACCTTGGTGAAGAGTGCCATCGTCCAGGTGGATGCTGCTCCGTTCAAGCAGTGGTACCTTCAGCACTATGGCGTTGACATTGGCAGGAAAAAGAAGGCTCCTGCTGCAAAGAAGGAGGCAACAGAG GGGCAGGAGGGTGATGGTGCCACAGAGGAAGTGAAGAAGAGCAACCATGTTACTAGGAAGTTGGAGAAGCGTCAGCAGGGTCATAAACTCGACACCCATATTGAGGAGCAGTTTGGTGGTGGTAGGTTGTTGGCTGCCATATCTTCACGACCAGGCCAGTGTGGTAGAGCTGATGG ATACATCTTGGAGGGAAAGGAGCTGGAGTTTtatatgaagaagatccaaaggaAGAAAGGCAAGGGTGGTTCTGGGGCTGCTTAG
- the LOC131246799 gene encoding 70 kDa peptidyl-prolyl isomerase-like encodes MDEDFDLPAAEEMGLPGESTILKVGEEREIGKEGLKKKLLKEGEGWDTPENGDEVEVHYTGTLLDGTQFDSSRDRGSPFKFKLGQGQVIKGWDQGIKTMKKGENAIFTIPPELAYGEAGSPPTIPPNATLQFDVELLSWSSVKDICKDGGIFKKILKEGEKWENPKDLDEVFVKYEARLEDGTVFSKSEEGVEFTVKDGYFCAALLRAVKTMKKGEKALLTVKPQYAFGEKGRPASGNEGAVLPNTSLHIELELVSWKTVTEVTPDKKVLKKILKEGENYERPNDGAVVTVKLIGKLQDGTVFLKKGHDEEEPFEFKTDEEQVIEGLDRAVMTMKKGEVALVTIAPEYAFSSTESKQELAVVPPHSTLCYEVELVSFVKEKESWDMNNEEKIEAAGKKKEEGNALFKAGKYARASKRYEKAAKLVEHDSAFSEEEKKQSKVLKLSCNLNNAACKLKLKDYKQAEKLCTKVLEIESRNVKALYRRAQAYIQLADLDLAELDIKKALEIDPDNRDVKLEYKTLKEKLKEYNKKEAKFYGNMFARMNKLEQLESARIQ; translated from the exons ATGGACGAGGATTTCGACCTTCCAGCGGCGGAGGAGATGGGTCTTCCAGGAGAGAGCACGATTCTGAAAgtaggagaagagagggagattgGAAAGGAAGGATTGAAGAAGAAGCTTCTCAAGGAAGGAGAAGGATGGGATACGCCCGAGAATGGAGACGAAGTCGAAG TTCATTATACTGGAACATTGCTTGATGGGACCCAGTTCGATTCGAGCCGAGATAGGGGGTCGCCGTTCAAGTTCAAGCTCGGTCAAG gccaagtgatcaagggatgggatcaaggaatcaagacaatgAAGAAGGGTGAGAATGCCATCTTCACCATTCCTCCTGAACTGGCCTATGGCGAGGCAGGCTCTCCACCAACCATTCCTCCCAATGCCACGCTCCAATTTGATGTCGAGCTGCTCTCATGGTCCAGTGTCAAGGACATTTGCAAAGATGGAGGCATCTTCAAGAAGATTCtcaaagagggagagaaatgggAGAACCCAAAAGACCTCGACGAAGTCTTTG TGAAATATGAAGCTAGGCTCGAAGATGGAACTGTCTTCTCCAAATCTGAGGAAGGAGTGGAGTTCACTGTTAAAGATG GGTATTTTTGTGCTGCACTTTTGAGAGCTGTGAAAACGATGAAAAAGGGAGAAAAGGCGCTTCTCACTGTGAAGCCCCAAT ATGCATTTGGGGAGAAGGGTAGACCAGCTTCTGGCAATGAAGGTGCGGTTCTGCCCAATACAAGTCTTCACATTGAACTCGAGCTGGTTTCTTGGAAGACAGTCACAGAGGTTACACCTGATAAGAAGGTCTTGAAGAAGATCCTCAAGGAAGGAGAGAACTATGAGCGCCCAAACGACGGAGCTGTTGTCACAG TGAAACTGATTGGGAAGCTGCAAGATGGAACTGTGTTCCTTAAAAAGGGCCATGATGAGGAGGAGCCATTTGAGTTCAAGACGGATGAAG AGCAAGTTATCGAAGGACTCGATAGAGCAGTGATGACGATGAAGAAGGGGGAGGTTGCATTGGTGACAATTGCACCAGAATACGCTTTCTCTTCAACCGAATCAAAGCAAGAATTGGCTGTGGTTCCCCCACATTCCACTTTATGTTACGAGGTTGAGCTTGTCTCCTTTGTGAAG GAGAAAGAATCATGGGATATGAACAATGAGGAGAAGATTGAAGCCGCTggtaaaaagaaggaagaaggaaatgctTTGTTCAAAGCGGGTAAATATGCGAGGGCTTCCAAGAGATACGAGAAG GCTGCGAAGTTAGTTGAACATGACAGTGCATTTAGTGAAGAGGAGAAGAAACAGTCCAAAGTGCTGAAGCTCAGCTGCAACCTTAACAATGCTGCCTGCAAGCTGAAGCTTAAAGACTACAAACAGGCAGAGAAACTGTGCACTAAG GTGTTGGAGATTGAGAGCAGAAATGTCAAGGCTCTCTATAGAAGGGCCCAAGCATATATCCAGCTGGCCGACCTTGATTTGGCTGAGCTTGATATCAAGAAGGCTCTTGAAATTGATCCTGACAACAG GGATGTGAAGCTGGAGTACAAGACATTGAAGGAGAAGTTGAAAGAGTATAACAAAAAGGAGGCGAAGTTCTACGGAAACATGTTTGCTAGAATGAACAAATTAGAGCAGCTAGAATCAGCTAGAATCCAAT AA